Proteins co-encoded in one Hymenobacter swuensis DY53 genomic window:
- a CDS encoding glycine betaine ABC transporter substrate-binding protein produces MNTLTELLTFWQAQADKLGQQTVQHIGLTAASLVLGVLVGVPLGLLLTRRPRLAPWVLGAAGVLQTIPSIALLGFLIPALGIGPGPAILALFLYSLLPIVRNTLTGIRGVDAAVVDAARGLGLTDGQVLRRVELPLALPVLLAGIRTAAVINVGVATLAAYIAAGGLGEFIFGGIALNNPAMILAGAIPAALLALVFDAALAGVQHLTGRRLVWTGRTLLVALPLLAGLYLLPRAASKLLAGFSPEFVGRSDGLPGLQRLYGLRPASVVLAPALVYEAARHGDVDLIDGYSTDGRIRAYDLQVLRDDRHAFPPYQAVPVVRQQVLRQHPELAAALGRLAGQLSDSMMTELNYRVDYRHETPQAVAESFLQRRGLWQAARPVQGPVIRLGSKIFGEQYILVELYAALIRGYTNLGVEAKTGLGGTTICAEALRTGAIDMYPEYTGTGLLVVLQPSAATLDSLGPDPAAVLGYVRREYRRRYQLEWLAPIGFNNTYALLMRRRQARQLGIATVSELSAFLR; encoded by the coding sequence ATGAACACGCTCACGGAACTGCTCACCTTCTGGCAGGCCCAGGCCGATAAGCTGGGCCAGCAGACGGTGCAGCACATCGGCCTGACGGCGGCTTCGTTGGTACTGGGGGTGCTGGTGGGCGTGCCGCTGGGGTTACTGCTCACGCGCCGCCCCCGGCTGGCCCCATGGGTGCTGGGCGCGGCCGGCGTGCTGCAAACCATTCCCAGCATTGCCCTGCTCGGCTTCCTGATTCCGGCTTTGGGCATCGGGCCGGGGCCGGCTATTCTGGCCTTGTTCCTGTACTCCCTGCTGCCCATCGTGCGCAACACCCTCACCGGCATTCGGGGGGTAGATGCGGCCGTGGTGGACGCGGCCCGGGGCCTGGGCCTCACCGACGGGCAGGTACTGCGCCGGGTGGAGCTGCCGCTGGCCCTGCCGGTGCTGCTGGCCGGCATCCGGACGGCGGCCGTTATCAATGTGGGGGTGGCCACGCTGGCGGCCTACATTGCGGCGGGCGGGCTGGGCGAGTTCATCTTCGGCGGTATTGCCCTGAATAATCCGGCCATGATTCTGGCCGGGGCCATTCCGGCGGCGCTGCTGGCGCTGGTATTTGATGCGGCCCTGGCCGGCGTGCAGCACCTCACCGGCCGCCGCCTGGTGTGGACCGGGCGGACGTTGCTGGTAGCCCTGCCCCTGCTGGCGGGCCTGTACCTGCTGCCCCGGGCGGCCAGTAAGCTGCTGGCCGGCTTTAGTCCTGAGTTTGTGGGCCGCTCCGATGGGTTGCCGGGCCTGCAACGCCTCTACGGACTGCGACCGGCCTCGGTGGTGCTGGCCCCCGCTTTGGTGTACGAGGCCGCCCGCCACGGCGACGTGGACCTGATCGACGGGTACTCAACTGACGGCCGCATCCGGGCGTACGACCTGCAGGTGCTGCGCGACGACCGGCACGCGTTTCCGCCCTACCAGGCCGTGCCCGTGGTGCGGCAGCAGGTGCTGCGGCAGCATCCGGAACTGGCGGCAGCACTAGGCCGCCTCGCCGGGCAGCTTTCCGATTCGATGATGACGGAACTGAACTACCGGGTCGATTACCGCCACGAAACGCCCCAGGCCGTGGCCGAGAGCTTTTTGCAGCGGCGCGGGCTGTGGCAGGCGGCCCGGCCGGTGCAGGGCCCGGTTATCCGGCTGGGCTCTAAGATTTTCGGGGAGCAGTACATTCTAGTGGAGCTCTACGCGGCGCTAATCCGGGGCTACACCAACCTGGGCGTGGAGGCCAAAACCGGCCTGGGCGGCACCACCATCTGCGCCGAAGCGTTGCGCACCGGGGCCATTGATATGTACCCGGAGTACACCGGTACCGGGCTGCTGGTGGTGCTGCAGCCTTCTGCCGCCACCCTCGACTCCCTGGGCCCCGACCCGGCGGCAGTGCTGGGCTACGTGCGCCGCGAGTACCGTCGCCGCTACCAGTTGGAGTGGCTGGCCCCCATCGGCTTCAACAACACCTACGCTTTGCTAATGCGCCGCCGCCAGGCCCGGCAGCTGGGCATTGCCACGGTATCGGAACTGAGTGCTTTTCTGCGGTAG
- a CDS encoding ABC transporter ATP-binding protein, whose amino-acid sequence MPQDAPVIEAHHLTRYYGAQAVVQDVSFTLQAGETLVLLGPSGCGKTTLLRMLNRLIEPDAGTVTINGQDVRQQQPEQLRRGIGYVIQQVGLLPHYTVAENVAVVPQLLGHPAAQVAARTEELLRRLHLPPERYGRQYPHQLSGGQQQRVGLARALAADPPIILLDEPFGALDPITRASIRREFRELPELRRKTVVLVTHDVTEAFELADRILLLNAGQTQQLGTPHELLFRPANDFVRQFFEAERLGLQLRTLRLADVLTDELSSSQSNSINHYQSDTNTLPPSATIQAALELLSQPSATHGPPAPEPMVWVSAPGNRPDLAPRPLTYASLMTAFGRAVQQLSTV is encoded by the coding sequence ATGCCCCAGGACGCCCCCGTTATTGAAGCCCACCATCTCACCCGGTACTACGGTGCCCAGGCCGTGGTGCAGGACGTATCCTTCACCCTGCAAGCCGGCGAGACGCTGGTGCTGCTGGGCCCCAGCGGCTGCGGCAAAACCACGTTGCTGCGCATGCTCAACCGCCTTATCGAGCCTGACGCCGGAACCGTGACCATCAATGGGCAGGACGTGCGCCAGCAGCAGCCCGAGCAGCTACGCCGGGGAATCGGCTACGTGATTCAGCAGGTGGGGCTCCTCCCGCATTATACGGTGGCCGAAAACGTGGCGGTGGTGCCGCAGCTGCTGGGTCACCCCGCCGCGCAGGTGGCGGCCCGCACCGAGGAGCTGCTCCGGCGCCTGCACCTGCCGCCGGAGCGCTACGGCCGGCAGTACCCGCATCAGCTTTCCGGGGGACAGCAACAGCGCGTGGGGCTGGCCCGCGCCCTGGCCGCCGACCCGCCCATTATTCTGCTCGATGAACCCTTCGGGGCGCTGGACCCCATCACGCGCGCCAGCATCCGCCGCGAGTTTCGGGAACTGCCGGAGCTGCGCCGCAAAACCGTGGTACTCGTGACCCACGACGTAACGGAAGCCTTCGAGCTGGCTGACCGGATTCTGCTACTTAATGCCGGCCAGACCCAACAGCTGGGCACGCCCCACGAGCTGCTGTTTCGGCCCGCCAACGACTTCGTGCGCCAGTTCTTCGAGGCCGAGCGACTGGGCCTGCAACTCCGGACACTGCGGCTGGCTGACGTATTGACAGATGAACTCTCATCCTCGCAATCAAACAGCATAAACCATTACCAATCAGATACAAATACACTACCACCTAGCGCAACCATTCAAGCAGCGCTAGAGCTACTTAGTCAGCCATCGGCCACGCACGGCCCGCCGGCTCCGGAGCCGATGGTGTGGGTAAGTGCCCCGGGAAACCGCCCCGACCTGGCCCCACGGCCCCTCACCTACGCTTCGCTCATGACGGCTTTCGGCCGGGCGGTGCAACAGCTTTCAACCGTATGA
- a CDS encoding T9SS type A sorting domain-containing protein translates to MSPRILLVAASLGLSQLAAAQAVNNVTEAVTSFGGFWQSSATAKNPVKPNNSHDLLAFSLNNVRYSTGVDDALLGTNKLTFTPAQFKALPVLALSGTVGGNTKVGLGELYDNVANGASSPAPANDIPFYLRDGRNGLNLGTGAANVPSGTLDFSISEVVATSLGDGTPDILVTQIADPAGSQDQYQFLDANNQVIGNTVTVTFTSIDPVGNWTADFYEASQRPMSLTTGFRQTDRDLRLWAADLSAFGITSVNVTSIRKFRVLLSGNSDLAFVAYNAQTATFSNPPLPVQLTSFGGQATATYSELTWNTAQEVNSEAFEVEASADGRTFRPVGRVAAAGNSTQARRYTYRHATTQAGPRYYRLRQLDRDGTSAYSSVVTLTAKRTAGAPTVTAAPNPFHDKLELFVSSPGAVPVSATVTLTTLAGRTVYTHDFSGRLSQAAVLELPGLPALPAGLYLARVILDGKVTVLKVEKR, encoded by the coding sequence ATGTCACCACGTATTCTCCTTGTTGCGGCCAGCCTGGGCCTGAGCCAACTGGCAGCGGCGCAGGCCGTCAATAACGTAACGGAAGCTGTCACCAGTTTCGGCGGTTTCTGGCAAAGCTCGGCCACCGCCAAAAACCCAGTCAAACCCAATAATTCGCACGATTTACTGGCCTTCTCGCTGAACAACGTGCGGTATTCCACCGGGGTGGATGACGCGCTGCTGGGCACGAATAAGCTGACGTTCACGCCCGCCCAGTTCAAGGCACTGCCCGTACTGGCCCTCAGCGGCACTGTTGGTGGCAACACCAAAGTTGGTCTGGGCGAGCTGTATGATAACGTGGCCAATGGGGCCAGCTCCCCGGCCCCGGCCAACGATATTCCGTTCTATTTGCGCGACGGCCGCAATGGCCTCAACCTGGGTACGGGCGCGGCCAACGTGCCTAGCGGTACCCTCGACTTCTCCATTTCTGAGGTTGTCGCCACCTCGTTGGGTGATGGCACACCGGATATTCTGGTAACGCAGATTGCCGATCCGGCCGGCTCCCAGGACCAGTATCAGTTTCTGGATGCCAACAACCAGGTTATCGGCAACACCGTGACGGTGACCTTCACCAGCATTGACCCGGTAGGAAACTGGACGGCTGACTTCTACGAAGCCTCCCAGCGACCCATGTCCCTGACCACCGGCTTCCGGCAGACAGACCGGGACCTGCGTCTCTGGGCCGCCGATTTGAGTGCCTTTGGTATCACCAGCGTCAACGTAACCAGTATCCGTAAGTTTCGGGTGCTGCTGAGCGGCAATAGTGACCTGGCTTTTGTGGCCTACAACGCCCAGACAGCTACCTTCTCCAACCCGCCGCTGCCCGTGCAGCTGACCTCCTTCGGGGGTCAAGCCACAGCCACATACTCGGAGCTTACCTGGAACACGGCCCAGGAAGTGAATTCGGAGGCGTTTGAGGTGGAAGCCAGTGCCGATGGTCGTACGTTCCGGCCGGTGGGTCGGGTAGCCGCCGCCGGCAACTCCACCCAGGCGCGCCGCTACACCTACCGCCATGCCACCACTCAGGCCGGCCCGCGCTACTACCGCCTGCGGCAGCTGGACCGAGACGGCACCAGCGCCTACTCCTCCGTGGTGACGCTGACAGCCAAACGCACCGCCGGGGCTCCTACCGTCACGGCCGCGCCCAACCCCTTCCACGACAAGCTGGAGTTGTTCGTGAGCAGTCCCGGCGCGGTGCCCGTCTCGGCCACCGTTACCCTCACCACACTAGCTGGCCGCACCGTGTATACACATGATTTCAGCGGCCGCCTCAGCCAGGCGGCGGTGTTGGAGTTGCCGGGCCTGCCCGCGCTGCCGGCCGGCCTGTACCTGGCCCGAGTAATCCTGGATGGCAAGGTAACGGTACTGAAAGTAGAGAAGAGATAA
- a CDS encoding DUF1028 domain-containing protein, which translates to MKQLLLALALLSGLTRPVRAQVYSATDPLAHTYSIVARDPQTGDLAVAVQSHWFSVGTSVSWAEAGVGAIATQSFTNKSFGPRGLALLRSGQSAQQTLAELLRTDEGRDVRQVAVVDRNGQVAVHTGIKCIDFAGHRTGPQFSVQANMMLTDQVPAAMAQAYEAAAALPLPERVLAALEAAQAAGGDIRGRQSAALLVVRAQATAEPWTDRLVDLRVEDAAEPLQELGRLLRLHRAYEHMNAGDLAVERNDVPGAIQEYEAAEKLFPRNLEMQYWHAISLANKQRLLEALKLLRPVFRQEPNWRTLTGRLPKVGLLTVSAAELHQILTLR; encoded by the coding sequence ATGAAACAACTGTTACTGGCTTTGGCTTTGCTGAGCGGCCTCACCCGCCCGGTGCGCGCCCAAGTGTACTCCGCTACCGATCCGCTAGCGCATACCTACAGCATTGTGGCCCGCGACCCGCAAACCGGCGACTTGGCCGTGGCCGTGCAGAGTCACTGGTTTTCGGTGGGTACCAGTGTGAGCTGGGCCGAAGCCGGGGTGGGGGCCATTGCCACTCAGTCATTCACCAACAAATCCTTCGGGCCCCGGGGGCTAGCCCTGCTGCGCAGCGGCCAGTCGGCCCAGCAGACCCTGGCCGAGCTGCTGCGCACCGACGAGGGGCGCGATGTGCGCCAAGTAGCCGTGGTGGACCGCAACGGCCAGGTGGCCGTGCATACCGGGATCAAGTGCATTGATTTTGCCGGCCACCGAACCGGGCCGCAGTTCTCGGTGCAGGCCAACATGATGCTCACCGACCAGGTGCCCGCCGCCATGGCCCAGGCCTACGAGGCCGCCGCCGCTCTGCCGCTGCCCGAGCGGGTGCTGGCGGCCCTGGAAGCAGCCCAGGCCGCCGGCGGCGACATTCGCGGGCGGCAGTCGGCGGCGCTGCTGGTGGTGCGGGCCCAGGCCACGGCCGAGCCCTGGACCGACCGGCTGGTGGATTTGCGGGTGGAAGATGCGGCCGAGCCCCTCCAGGAGCTGGGCCGGCTGTTGCGCCTGCATCGGGCCTACGAGCACATGAACGCCGGCGACCTGGCCGTGGAGCGCAACGACGTGCCCGGGGCCATCCAGGAATACGAAGCCGCTGAGAAACTCTTCCCGCGTAACCTTGAAATGCAGTACTGGCACGCCATCAGTCTGGCCAACAAGCAGCGCTTGCTGGAGGCCCTGAAGCTGCTGCGCCCGGTGTTCCGGCAGGAGCCTAACTGGCGCACGCTCACCGGCCG